The nucleotide window GGTGAAAAGTCCTTCCTCAGCGCGGCACTAGGGCCCACGGCTTGGAAGACTCTCTTCAGCTCCGGATGACAGCTCGGTTTTTACGCCTGAATTACGCGTTGGTCGTCGTATTCAGGGTCACTTCGATATTGCCTTTGGTAGCGCGCGAGTAGGGGCAAATGCCGTGGGCGGCTTCTACCAGCTGCTCGGCCTGGGCCTGCTCGACGCCGGGAATGTTCACGTGCAGGTCGGCCGAAATGCCGTAGCCGCCGTCTTCCGCCTTCCCAAAGCCAATGAAAGCTTCTACTGTTACGCCTTCCAGCTTCACCTTGGCCTGCCGGGCCGCTACGCCCAGGGCACCCTCAAAGCAGGCCGCGTAGCCGGCGGCAAACAGCTGCTCGGGTTGGTAGCGCCAGCCTTGCCGGGGCCGCCCATTTCCTTGGGCGTGCTCAGGTCTACATCCAGCACGTTGTTGTTGGTGGAAACATGACCGTCGCGGCCGCCTTTGGCCAGGGCTTGCGCAGTGAAGATTTTTTCGATTTTCATCGGTACAGAGAAATGTGAGGTTAGGGAAAGAAAGCCGGAGGCTTAGGCCAGCCGGGTTAAAAGCGTGTGTAATTGGGTGCGCAGGGTTTCGAATTCCGGCTGCGACATACCCAGGTGCTGAAACAGCTGTTCGGGAATGTGGCAGGCCGGCTCGCGCAGGGCCCGCCCGGCCGGAAGCAGGGCAATAAGCACCGACCGTTCGTCGCGCGGGTCGCGGCGGCGGCTCAGCCACTGCTTCTGCTCCATGCGCTTGAGCAGGGGAGTAAGCGTGCCCGAGTCAAGCAAAAGCCGCTCGCCCAACTCCTTCACGGTCAATTCCTCGTGCTCCCACAGCAGCAAGAACACTAGGTACTGCGGATACGTCAGGTCGAGGGCCTGCAGGTAGGGCTGGTACGCCTTGGTCAGCATCCGCGACACGGCGTAGAGCGGGAAGCACAGCTGATTATCAAGCTGCAGCAGGGCGTCGGCGGAAGGGGCGGAAGGGGCGTTGCTCATTGGGTTGTGCAAGTATAACGGCTTTGATTGTATAATGTTTAATTGTGCGCAATCTAATTTAGTTCAGTTTCGCAACTGCGTAAGCATGAGGCAAAAAAATGCCGGCCCCGCAAAAGCAGAGCCGGCATTGGCAAGAATGGGTAGCTAAACTACTGGGCCTTGTAGGCGCTGTAGCCACCGAGCAGGTTGCGCACGTGGCTGAAACCGTGCTGGGTGAGCAGGGCTTTGGCCGAGGCCGAGCGGCCGCCGCCTTTGCAATGCACGATGATTTCTTGGTCTTTAAGCTCTTCCAGGTCGGCAATTTTTTCGGGCAGGGAGCCCAGCGGGATATTCTGGCTGCCTTCGATGCGGCCTTCCTCATTTTCCCAGGTTTCGCGCACGTCCAGGATAATGGGGGTTTCGCCGGCGGCCTGCCGCTGCTTCAGCTCTTCGGGGGTGATGTCGTTCATAAAAAGAAAGGTAGATAAGGAACAAATGGCAACTGAGCGGCAACAATAGCCAATTCAACTGAAGAATACGTGAATTCCGCCGTCTAGCGGGCCAGTACCAAGCGTTTGTTCACCAAAAGTCCGTTGGGTAAGGTAAGCTGTACTACGTATATCCCGCCCGCCAGCTGCTCCAGATTCAGAGTTTCCTGACCGAGCTGGGCCGCGGGCTGGGTCCAGACGGTGCGGCCCATGGCATCGAGCACGGCGGCGCGCTGGTAATTGCCCTCCACTCGTACCAGGCCGGTGCTGGGGTTAGGGTAGAGTGAAAAGGCGGCGGCCGTCTGAGCATCGGCCGTAGCCGTTACGGTGGCATTATTGGTCATCACCGGGCGCATCATGATGGCTCCGGCCGGGGCGCCGCCCACGCTGGAAAAGTCAAATGAAGCGTTTTCCCACACGCCAAACGTGTTTTTGAGGAAGTAGCCGTCCGGAGGAGCGTTGTTCAGGTCCAGGCCGAAGGGTACCACAGCATTGCCGAACTGTCCGTGCCCATAGCCCACGTAGAACGTGCCCGAAACCGGTACCGGGGCCGGGAAGTTGATTTCAACAAACCTCTGCCCGGCAGGCAGCGCGGCCGGAATCGTGAAGCTCTGGGTGGCCTTGGGCTGGGCCGTGGGCTTGCCGTTCTGGTCGTCCCACACGTTGATGGTAATCACCCGGCCGGCCGCCGCGGGCAGAATCGGGTATAGGCGCAGGCTGCGGACCTGGTCGGGCTTGTTCAGGTCGAAGCGGTAGGCCCGGTAGCGCAGACCGGTGGTCGAAAACCGCTCGATGCTAAGCGTAGCCTCCGGGGTGCCATCGTCGTAGGCGTAGTAGTTGCGCAGCTCGGTTACCCGCGAAATGGTGTCGTTGCGAACAGTTAGTGCCGTGGCTGCCTCGCCGGTAAGCAGATAAATGGAGTGGCGCAGCACTTTTTCCTCCGGCGTCAGCGGAATGGCCAGGGGCGGGCATCTACTACCACCGGCGTCTGCCGGCTGCCGGGGTCCAGGGAGCGGCCCGTCTTGACGGTAGTAGCTACGGCGCCGCCGGGCAGTACTTGCAGGGTACCCAGCCAGTCGACCGGGGTGCTAGCGGGCCCGGGGCCCAGGTTGTTGACCGTTGTGCTGATAACGTCGTTCAACTCATTGCTGGGGCCGAACTGGCGTTGTATTGCCAGACGGGCATGGCAGTGTAGCGCTTGAGCAGGCTGCCCAGCGGCCGACTGGTGGTAATGTCGCGGTTGGTGGAATCGGTGGCTGAGCGGTTGCGGTCCAGGCGCACGTAGTCGATGCTCCAGGCGTCGTCGTTGTCCACGTTCGACTGGTTGCCGGAGGTGTGAAACCGGAACTTGAAGCCCGCGTGCAGAAAACGTGGGTCCGTAACCGGGAACAGAAGCTGGCGGAAGCCGGTGCGCTGGCCCTGGCTGCGCTGGGTCCAGATAATGCGCCAGTCGGTGGGCCCCCATTGCCCAGAAATTCCAGCTGGATAAACACCGGGCGCGAGCTGCTGGCCGCAGTGGGGGCCGACACGATATTGCCGGCCTGCCAGAAAAAGCTCAGGTACACGTTGCTGGCCGCCGTCAGCCCGCTCAGGTCGATGGGCTGGGAGGTAAGCGTGTCGGTGTCGCTGAAAAAGCTGCCGCGGGGCAGGCCCTTGGCATTGAGCCCGTCGAAGGTAGCTGCGCCGCGGGACGGTGGGGCCAGCACGAAGCGGTTGTTGACCAGTACGCCCCCACCGGCCTCCCAACGCTGGGTGCTAGGTGCGCCTTCGGGCTGGGTCGAAAAGTCGTCGAAGAAGGGCAGGCTGAGAGCCGCCCGCCGGTTGGCCGCCCCCGCGCTAGCCGGAGCCGGGGTGCGGCTGGGGTCGGCGGACAGGGCACCGGGCACCTGGGCATGAGCCAGCAGGGGCAGCAGGCCGGCGCCGAATAATAGCGAGGATACAAGACGTAAGGAACGGGTCATATAGGCAAGTTACGTAAGCCAAACGAGGGCAAGGGCCCGAATATTTCAAGTCAGTGAAACAGCTCCAGCCGGTGGGGCCGGGCAGGTACTGAGCCTACAAGCAAAAGACCTTTCCGGTTGTTCCGAAAAGGTCTTTTCTAGAGGGTGAATCTGAAGCCGGTGGTTACTGAACCGATTTGATAGGGGCGTCGCCGGCAATCCAGAGGTCCACAAGCTGGCCCATGCGGATGGTAGCACCGGGCGAGGGTACGGGGCGCTGTTTCACCACGGTGCCTTCGAGCTGGCCTTCCTCGGCGGGCTGATAGAAGATTTCGCCCACCTGCAGGCCCTGGCCCACAAGCAGCGTAGCAGCTTCATCCTGGGGCATGTTTACCACGTTAGGCACCGGGAATTCCTGGTTGCCCTGCCCGTCGCCCACCACCAAGTCCACGCTGGTGCCTTTGGCAATGGGGGCGCCGGGGGCAATTTCCTTTCCGTTCACCATCTGCTTGAGCACGGCATTCTGGGCCAGATCGGGCACCTTGATGATTTTGCCCACCATCAGACCGTAGCTGCTCAGAATCATCTGGGCATTTTTCTGGGAGCCGTCTACCAGCTTAGGCATCTTTATCACCGGTGGGTTTTTCATGCTCACCGAGATGTAGATTTTGCGGTCTTCTTTCACCCGCTCACCCGGCGCGGGATCCTGGGTTAGTACCGTAAAGGGCTGAATATTAGGGTTGTAGCTGCTGTCGTCCACGAAGTAGCGCAGGTTTCGCTCGTCGAGGTAGTCTTCCAGGGCTTCCTGCTTCATGCCCGTAATCTTGGGCACCACGATGGTTTCGCCGTGGTTGGTAGTAATAGGCAGGTAGACGAAAAAGAAGCCGAACAGCAGCAACGCCCCGGCGGCCCCAATCACCAGCAGGTGCTTGACGACGTCGATGGGCGTATCTGATTTTAGAAATGACATTGGAGGAAAACTAAAGCGAAGCGCCGAAATAGAGGCGGAAAAGTAGGGGTAAAAGCCGAAACGACGATAATGCCTTTTTATTTAGCACGTCATCCGGATGAACGTCATGTCGAGCAAAGCGAGACATCTCGCGTGCAATGGTGACTAAATACTACTGCGAATAAACACGCGAGATGTCTCGCTTTGCTCGACATGACCTACTAATAAGGATTTGGTATTCCTAGCCGGCGGTGGTCAGCTTGGCGTTGCGCTCCTTGCCAAATTCCAGAATCCGGTCGATGAAGTCGTAGGGCGTGTAGCCGTTGAGGGCCGTCTGGTGGAAGATGCAGGTGGCGGGCGTCATGCCGGGTAGGGAGTTGACCTCGATGATGATGACTTCCACGGCACCGGTTTCGCGCACCCGCACGAAGGCGTCGATGCGGGCGTAGCCCTGGATGTTGAGCACCTCGGCCACGCGCTTGAGCTCGGCTTTCACTTCCTCCGAAATGCGCTGCCGTTCCTGCACGTCCGGGGCGTAGCGGGCCGGGGTAATATTCTGACCTTCGCCGGCCAGGAATTTCTCCTCCAGGCTCAGCACTTCGCCGTTGGCCAGGGCTTCGGAGGCTTCGAATACCTCAATTTCCAGCGTGCCATCAGCTTTCCAGTGGGTAAGCAGGCCGCCGGTTACTTCCAGGAAGTGCTTGGCGCCGTCGCGCGAAATCAGGGTTTCGACCAGGAAGGCGTCCTTCTGCGGGAATTCTTCCTTGAAGCCCAAGTTCAGCACGGTGGCGGGAGCGGGCATGAGGTCTTCCTGGTCGCGGAAGATGAGCTGGCAGAAGGCTTCGAGCTCCGCGCGGTTCTTGATTTTCTTCACGGCCGAGGAACAGCCGTCGTCGGCGGGCTTGGCAATGAAGGGGTAAGCAAACTGGGTTTCCAGGCTGCGGTAGAAGCTTTCGGCGTCGGCTTCCCACTCCAGGCGGGCAGCCATGCGGTGCTCGGCTACGCGCAAACCAGCCTCGCGCAGGCGGCGGTTCGTCTCAAACTTGTTGATGGTAATGCTGCTGCTTTCCACGCCCGAGCCGTTGTAGGGCAAGCCGAATTGCTCCAGTTGCTTCTGCAGGGCCCCATCCTCGCCGGGGCGGCCGTGCAGAGCAATAAAGACCTCATCCACCTCGTGGGCCAGCTCCTCGAAGGAAAGGCGGCGGGGCTGAGCCGTAGCCTGCCCGGCGTAGGTACTGGTAATGGCGCTGGCCTCCTCGCGAATCCGCTCGAGCACGGGGTGCAGCGAGTGGCCGGCCTCGGCGTACTCGATTTTCTCCCGTATGTCGTCGGCGTTGTCCTTGAGCATCACGTTGATGGGCAGCACGTAGAGGCGGAATTCCTGGCTGTTGCCGGTCAAAAACACGGGCACGGGCTCGTACTTGACCGAGGAGCTGAGCTTCTCGTAGATGTTGCGGCCACTTTCCACCGAAATGTGGCGCTCCGAGGAGTAACCACCCATAATCACGGCCACCTTGGTGCGCTGCTTTTCCTCGTGCTGGCGCGACGCCACGGCCTCGTCCAATTGCGTGAGCAGGCCCCCGAGGTGCACCGGCTTCATGCCGGCCCGGCGGCGGGCCGCTAGCGAGGTGCGGATCAGGTAGGTGAGGAACTGGGAAGGGTTCAGGCCGATTTCGGCAGCCTGGTGGAAGAAGAACGAGGCCGGCAGCATGCCCGATGTGGTATTCGGGTCGTTCAGGAACAGCTGGTTGTCTTTGCCCAAGAACCCGTCGATGCGGGCGTAGACCTGGAAGCCAAAGGTGCGGAACATTTCCTCGCAGGCCTCCCGGATGCGTTGAATCTCCGCTTCGGGCAAGTCAATCGGGGTGATTTTGCGGGAGAGGCCGGGCAGGTACTTCGAGCGGTAGTCGAACATTTCCTCGCCCTTCACAATTTCCGTCGGCGGCAAGGCCAGCGGGTTGCCGTAGGGGTCTTCCACTACGATGCACGAAAACTCCCGGCCCGCCACGAAGGACTCGACCAGCACCTGGGCCTCGCCGTCCACGTTAGTCAGCCGCACTGCTTCGGCCGTTTGCAGCCGCTCATTGAGCGTATTCAGCAGGGTTTCGGGGTGGTAGATAACCTCGGTTTCGGCATCCAAAACTACCGGCAGGCCGATACCGTCGCGGATGTCGACCAAGTGCTGAACCCAGGCAATCTTGTCTTGCTCGCCCAGGCGGTTCCACTCCTCGCGGGTTACGGTTTTGCGGAACAGGCTGCGCTCCACGGCGCGGGCAAATTGCTCGGCATTGGCCTCGCGAAGAATGGAAATACCGATGCTGGAGCCCTGGCGGGGCGCTTTGAACACCAGCGGCAAGCCCAGCTCGCGCACCAGGTAGTCCAGAATAGCTGGCTGGCTGGCAGCCGTGTCCCACTCCTCGGCAGTTAGCACGCGGTAGTCGGGCGTGGGGCGGTTCAGAGCCTTGAGCAGCTTTTTCTGGGCAATCTTATCAATCCCGAACGCCGAAGGCAGCACGCCGGAGCCGGAGTAGGGGATGCCGTACCATTCGAGCAGGCCCTGAATGGCGCCATCCTCACCGCCGGGACCGTGTAGAGCCAGGAAGGCAAAGTCCATGAGCTCACGCAGCTCATTGGGCAGCACGCGCCGGCCTACTTCGCTGATAATCGTATCCTGCTCCTCCGAGCTCAGCTCACCCAGGCTTTCCAGGTACACCTGCAGCTTGTGCTGGGACTCGGGCAGGGCCGACACGGGCGGGTAAAAGTCGCGGATGGTGCCCTTGTAGATGTAGTGCCAGTCGAGCAAGATGAAGTTGCCGCGGCTGTCCACAAAGATGGGAACGGCCTGGAACAAGGCCTTGTCCAGGTTATCGTATACCGTGCGGCCGCCCGCAAAGGAAATTTCCCGCTCACGCGACGGGCCGCCGAAGAAGATGCCTATTTTCATACGTAGGGCAAAGGTACGAGTGATTGGGGGATTGACGACGCGCCAGCAGCGCCCCGCCCCGGCCAGTAGCGCGAACTTTGTAGTTCGTGCCCCGGAACGGCCACCGTTGGAACGGCGCAGATGCGCGAACTACAAAGTTCGCGCTACTATCGTCCCCGGAGCATTTTTGACAGGCGAAAGCAAGATGACGAACCCCAAAAACCAGTTTTGGCAGGCCAAATTTGCTTTGTAGAACCTATCAAAGCCGTTTTTTCCTGGGAAAGCGGTGTTGGACGACCTGCCCGCATGCTACCAATTGCCGTACCTGCTTACATTCGCTCCGTAGTAAGACCTCTTCCAACCTATTCTTTTCCATGAAAACTCTGGATCAGTACAACTTTGCCGGCAAGCGGGCCGTGGTGCGCGTCGATTTCAACGTGCCCCTCGACGCCGACCTGCGCATCACCGACGACACCCGCATCCGGATGGCCACCCCGACCATCAAGAAAATTTTGGCTGACGGCGGCTCCGTGGTGCTGCTCTCGCACATGGGCCGGCCCAAGGGCGGACCCGACACCAAGAACTCCCTGCGCAACCTCGTGGCCCGCTTGGAGCAGGAGTACGGCACGAGCGTACGCTTCGGCGGCGACGTCATCGGTCAGGAAGCGGCCCAACTGGCCGCTGGTTTGCAGCCCGGCGAAATCCTGCTGCTGGATAACGTGCGCTTCTACGCCGAAGAGGAGAAAGGCGA belongs to Hymenobacter cellulosilyticus and includes:
- a CDS encoding rhodanese-like domain-containing protein, coding for MNDITPEELKQRQAAGETPIILDVRETWENEEGRIEGSQNIPLGSLPEKIADLEELKDQEIIVHCKGGGRSASAKALLTQHGFSHVRNLLGGYSAYKAQ
- a CDS encoding MarR family winged helix-turn-helix transcriptional regulator, which gives rise to MSNAPSAPSADALLQLDNQLCFPLYAVSRMLTKAYQPYLQALDLTYPQYLVFLLLWEHEELTVKELGERLLLDSGTLTPLLKRMEQKQWLSRRRDPRDERSVLIALLPAGRALREPACHIPEQLFQHLGMSQPEFETLRTQLHTLLTRLA
- a CDS encoding PASTA domain-containing protein, with translation MSFLKSDTPIDVVKHLLVIGAAGALLLFGFFFVYLPITTNHGETIVVPKITGMKQEALEDYLDERNLRYFVDDSSYNPNIQPFTVLTQDPAPGERVKEDRKIYISVSMKNPPVIKMPKLVDGSQKNAQMILSSYGLMVGKIIKVPDLAQNAVLKQMVNGKEIAPGAPIAKGTSVDLVVGDGQGNQEFPVPNVVNMPQDEAATLLVGQGLQVGEIFYQPAEEGQLEGTVVKQRPVPSPGATIRMGQLVDLWIAGDAPIKSVQ
- a CDS encoding T9SS type A sorting domain-containing protein, whose amino-acid sequence is MLRHSIYLLTGEAATALTVRNDTISRVTELRNYYAYDDGTPEATLSIERFSTTGLRYRAYRFDLNKPDQVRSLRLYPILPAAAGRVITINVWDDQNGKPTAQPKATQSFTIPAALPAGQRFVEINFPAPVPVSGTFYVGYGHGQFGNAVVPFGLDLNNAPPDGYFLKNTFGVWENASFDFSSVGGAPAGAIMMRPVMTNNATVTATADAQTAAAFSLYPNPSTGLVRVEGNYQRAAVLDAMGRTVWTQPAAQLGQETLNLEQLAGGIYVVQLTLPNGLLVNKRLVLAR
- a CDS encoding D-alanine--D-alanine ligase family protein, yielding MKIGIFFGGPSREREISFAGGRTVYDNLDKALFQAVPIFVDSRGNFILLDWHYIYKGTIRDFYPPVSALPESQHKLQVYLESLGELSSEEQDTIISEVGRRVLPNELRELMDFAFLALHGPGGEDGAIQGLLEWYGIPYSGSGVLPSAFGIDKIAQKKLLKALNRPTPDYRVLTAEEWDTAASQPAILDYLVRELGLPLVFKAPRQGSSIGISILREANAEQFARAVERSLFRKTVTREEWNRLGEQDKIAWVQHLVDIRDGIGLPVVLDAETEVIYHPETLLNTLNERLQTAEAVRLTNVDGEAQVLVESFVAGREFSCIVVEDPYGNPLALPPTEIVKGEEMFDYRSKYLPGLSRKITPIDLPEAEIQRIREACEEMFRTFGFQVYARIDGFLGKDNQLFLNDPNTTSGMLPASFFFHQAAEIGLNPSQFLTYLIRTSLAARRRAGMKPVHLGGLLTQLDEAVASRQHEEKQRTKVAVIMGGYSSERHISVESGRNIYEKLSSSVKYEPVPVFLTGNSQEFRLYVLPINVMLKDNADDIREKIEYAEAGHSLHPVLERIREEASAITSTYAGQATAQPRRLSFEELAHEVDEVFIALHGRPGEDGALQKQLEQFGLPYNGSGVESSSITINKFETNRRLREAGLRVAEHRMAARLEWEADAESFYRSLETQFAYPFIAKPADDGCSSAVKKIKNRAELEAFCQLIFRDQEDLMPAPATVLNLGFKEEFPQKDAFLVETLISRDGAKHFLEVTGGLLTHWKADGTLEIEVFEASEALANGEVLSLEEKFLAGEGQNITPARYAPDVQERQRISEEVKAELKRVAEVLNIQGYARIDAFVRVRETGAVEVIIIEVNSLPGMTPATCIFHQTALNGYTPYDFIDRILEFGKERNAKLTTAG
- a CDS encoding Ohr family peroxiredoxin; the protein is MFAAGYAACFEGALGVAARQAKVKLEGVTVEAFIGFGKAEDGGYGISADLHVNIPGVEQAQAEQLVEAAHGICPYSRATKGNIEVTLNTTTNA